TATTTTCATTTATGATTTTTTGAATGCTGGATTGGAGTTTAAAACTAATGATTTAGCTACTGCGAAACTTAAGAAATTGGGTTTTAAAGTCAATCCTTTGATTAGGTTTTTTAATCAAAAAAGTTCGATTGAAGAAGTTTTAAATTACATAGCAGATATAACAAAAAAAAGAGATTCTTTTGAATATGAAATAGATGGTGTTGTTCTTAAGGTTGGCGATTTTGCTTTGAGAGAAAGATTGGGGTATACTGCACATCATCCTAAATGGGCAATGGCTTACAAATTCGAAGCGCTTTCGGGTTTTAGTAGGGTAAATAGCATTGTTGTTCAGGTTGGACGTAGTGGCAAAATTACTCCGGTTGCTAATATTGATAAAGTTTTTGTTTCAGGAGCTTTTATTACTAGTGCAACATTGCATAATCAAGATTATATAATATCTATTGGTTTAAATGTTGGTGATGTTGTTAAAGTTTCAAGGAGAGGAGATGTAATTCCTGCTGTTGAAATGGTGATAAATAAATTTTCAACAGGATTTTTCAAAGTTCCTGGTAATTGTCCAGCTTGCAAAACGACTGTAGTAAAAGAGGGAGCGCATTTTTTTTGTCCAAATAATCATTGTCCTTCAGTAGCAGTCGAGAGAATAAAATATTTTTGTAGTAAAAATTGTATGGATATTGAAGGGTTTTCTAACAAGATAATTTCTTTTCTTTTTGAGAAAAAATTTATTTCTTCAGAAATTGATCTTTATACATTTGATTTTCACAAGCTTATTGAATTTAAAGGGTTTAAAGATAAAAAGGTAAATAATTTGATAAATTCAATTGAAGCTAGCAAAAAAAAGCCGTTTAGCAAATTACTTCTTAGTATGGGAATTAAAGATTTAGGGGAAAACACAATAAGGTTGTTATTTCTTAATAATTTTAATTCATTTTCAAAACTTTTTAAGCTTTGTCAAGACAGAGATTTTGCATTTTCAACATTGTTGAAAATTAAAGGCATAGGAGAAAAAATTGCTCTAAATATTATTGGTGCTTTTAATGATTCAATAATGCTTAATAAATTTAAATTTTTTGAAAATTTGGAATTTAAAATGGAAGAGTTTATTGAGATTGATGTTGAGAATAGATTATTGGTTGGTAAAAAGTTTTGCATTACTGGAACTTTTAATGGTTATTCCAGGTCTATTGTTATTGATAAGCTAAAAAATAAAGGAGCAATTTTTAGCACTTGCGTGACCAGGAGTTTGGATTTTCTTGTTGTAGGAGAAAAAGCTGGATCAAAGCTTAAGAAAGCTTTAAGTTTAAATATAAAAATTATGTCTTTTGAAGACATAAAAAGTTATTTAGATTAGTTGGATAAAAGTGTATATTATTATTTAATTATTTTTATTTGCTTAAATTCAGGTTTTAGATTTTTATACATAATTCCTAGTTCGTGGATATTTTTGACTTCGATTAAGTTCCTAAAAAATTCTTCGTTATTTTTTAGAATAGGGTTAATGAAATATTTTTCAAATTTATATTTTGAGATTATTTCATGATTTTTTAAAGCTTCATTTAAATTGTTAGTTGGATCTATTTCAATATAGTATGTGTTTTCTTTTTTAAATGCGAATTGATCTCCTTTTTCTTTAAATTTATAATTATTAAGATATGTGTCAGGGTAGATTTGAAAATCTGCTGTTTTGATCATAGTTGTTTTTGGAGTGCTTTTGGTATTTTCTTCTAGATCTCGGCTTTCATTTTTTTCTATGGACTTTAAATATTCTTTTTCTAATTTCTTATTTTCTTCTAAGTCGCCATTTTTATTTGTAATGCTTGGAATTAAAGTTTCTTCGTTTAAGGGTTTTTGATAAATTTCTTTTTTTTTAAAATTTCTTAATTCTTTTTGAAGTTTTAAAATAGTCTCTTCATTCTCTTTTATTTTATCTTCTAATTCTTTGAATTTGTGTTTATCGTTTCTTATTTTTTTTTGATTTTCTTTGTTTATTGCTTCATTTGTGCTGATTTTTCTTTTTAGATCATTGATTATTCTTCCTATTGAAGATAAGTTTTCCTCAATTTCTTCTAAGTTTTTGTCTGAGTTATCTTTTTTTTTAAAATTTTTTAATTCTCTTTGCAGGTCTAAAATAGTGCTTTCATTCTCGTTGATTCTGTCTTCAAGTTCATCGATTTTTTTCTCATTAATGGCATAATATTTTTCGTTTTCATGAAGATTTTCTTTTAGATTGTTTATTATTCTTTCAT
This genomic interval from Borreliella andersonii contains the following:
- the ligA gene encoding NAD-dependent DNA ligase LigA; amino-acid sequence: MSSKVQQEIADLKKLIRKWDKEYYIDSLPTVEDFVYDKHILRLQELESKYPEYKTLDSPTLKFGSDLLNDFKEVEHSAPILSLDKVYDLNLLKSWIDKIDFNNSFNISVEPKIDGCSIVLYYKDGFLEKALTRGNGKFGNDVTKNIRTIRYIPLFLDEKVDLVLRGEVYITKENFLKINKFLEKPYTNSRNLASGILRRVDSREVANFPLNIFIYDFLNAGLEFKTNDLATAKLKKLGFKVNPLIRFFNQKSSIEEVLNYIADITKKRDSFEYEIDGVVLKVGDFALRERLGYTAHHPKWAMAYKFEALSGFSRVNSIVVQVGRSGKITPVANIDKVFVSGAFITSATLHNQDYIISIGLNVGDVVKVSRRGDVIPAVEMVINKFSTGFFKVPGNCPACKTTVVKEGAHFFCPNNHCPSVAVERIKYFCSKNCMDIEGFSNKIISFLFEKKFISSEIDLYTFDFHKLIEFKGFKDKKVNNLINSIEASKKKPFSKLLLSMGIKDLGENTIRLLFLNNFNSFSKLFKLCQDRDFAFSTLLKIKGIGEKIALNIIGAFNDSIMLNKFKFFENLEFKMEEFIEIDVENRLLVGKKFCITGTFNGYSRSIVIDKLKNKGAIFSTCVTRSLDFLVVGEKAGSKLKKALSLNIKIMSFEDIKSYLD